The Prionailurus viverrinus isolate Anna chromosome X, UM_Priviv_1.0, whole genome shotgun sequence genome segment CTGCTTCCACTGGAGCCCAGTTACACTCCTAAAGATTTGGAGTGGATTTCCAGAAAAGGGGGAAGTAAGATGCTGGGACAAATGTGGTTTCAGGATCCTGAAGGTAAGAAACTCTTACCCGCGGCACTTGGGCGGCGCATGGTGGGTCAGCTCCACCAAGGGACTCATCTGGGAAAAACGAAGATGGCGGAATTAGTGCGGAAgaagttcagggcacaagggctGGGAAAAGAGATTGAAGAGGTGGTTGAAAGGTGTGTAAGTTGCGCCCAAGTGAATCAGGGTGCAAATAGGAAGGTTTCAGAAGCTAAAAGAGATAGAGGAATTGAGCCAGGCCGCTTTTGGGAAGTAGATTTTACTGAGATTAAACCAGGGAAATACGGCTATaaatatttgcttgtttttgtagACACCTTCTCCGGTGGGTCGAGGCATTCCCCACTAAATCAGAAACGGCTCAGGCGACagttaagaaattattaaatgaggggcgcctgggtggcgcagtcggttaagcgtccgacttcagccaggtcatgatctctctgtccgtgagttcgagccccgcgtcaggctctgggctgatggctcggagcctggagcctgtttccgattctgtgtctccctctctctctgcccctctcccgttcatgctctgtctctctctgtcccaaaaataaataaaaaaaaaaaagaaagaaattattaaatgaaataatccctAGATTCGGGCTGCCTCTGAGCATAGGATCGGACAATGGCCCGGCCTTCATGGCGCAGGTGTCCCAGGGTCTAGCCCAGGCATTGGGAATAGATTGGAAATCACGTTGTGCATATAGACCCCAGAGCTCGGGTCAAGTAGAAAGGATGAATCGGACCCTAAAAGAGACCTTAACCAAATTGTCCCTTGAGACAGGCGAAAATTGGGTTGATGTCCTGCCTTTTGCCCTTTTGCGAGCACATTGTACTCCATTTGTCAAGGGATTTTCCccttatgaaattttatttggcAGACCTCCACCTATCCTGCCGAGGCTAGGAGACGATGTAATGGAACAGTTGGAACAGGACCATTTGCTGGCTTCGCTCATGGCCCTGCAACATGTACAGAAGGAAATAACCAGGGCCTTGAGAGAAGCCTTCACTCATCCTCCTgttcttccccacccctttcaACCAGGAGACTTAGTCTGGGTCAAAAGGCACGAGCCTAAAACCCTGGAGCCGCGCTGGAAAGGACCACACACCGTGATTCTGACTATGCCCACGGCCGTGAAGGTAGATGGTGTCCGAACCTGGATTCATCACTCTCAGGTTAAGAAAAACTGCGTGAAGGCGGGAACAACCCAGACTTATACAGAACCAGATAACAAACAGCAATGGAAGGTTCAAAGGCATCCAGAAGATCCTTTAAAGCTAAGACTGATGcgggaataataataattttctggGTTTGTATGGTGATAAGTGTGGGGGACTGTATGGAATTGCATCTCCTATCTTTTTGGCCATAACAATGGGAACTCAGGGACACTGTCACGGGAAAGGTGATAGCATCTAATACCTCTTCCACTgtgccttgttttttgtttgatttatgcGACTTGGTGGGGGACTCATGGGGGACTTTAGTTACTAATTATAAACAGTCAACGGGCTTCGCTCCTCTGGTCCCCGAAAACCCCTATATGGTTACCTATGGATGTGGACACAGGGATCAAGAACAAAAATTGGCTAACATACCAGGGTTATACAGTTGCCCTGCAGATAGAAAGGTCGAATGTGAAGGAAGAGGCCAATACCATTGTGCAAAATGGGGTTGTGAAACGCTGGCCCCCTGGCTGGCAGGACAGGGCCATGATCCCTTAATCACCCTCCTTAGAACTCCAGACCCCAAATGTAAGACTCAAGGAAAATGTAACCcaacaaaaatatgtttaaaaaaggtTTCTAGTTCCAGtaccttttcctcttcctgggaCACTGGACACACTTGGGGTCTCAGGATGTATGCTCCAGGAGTTGACAAGGGCATTTCCTTTACTATACAACGGGTTAAAAGAAAAACTCCACCCAATCCGGTAGGGCCAAACAAGGATATAATTTTACACCCCCCACTCTTTCCGACTGTCCCTTCCCAACCTACCTCACAATTGGGTGCCCCCACAAAGTTGGAATTACCAACTACAGGTCATATCCAGAACCCGTTCTCCCCTGAGACGCATTGGCTAGATGCAGTAGATTCTATGTATGCTTGGCTAAATTCATCTCACACTGAGATTGTACAAGATTGTTGGCTGTGTTTAAACCCTAAACCCCCATATTATGTGGGAGTGGCTACAAATGCTAGCATTGGACAAGACATAGAAAAGCATGTCGTGAAATTGCTAAATCCAAGCACGACATTGTGCCCTTGGGGTTCACGACCAATTTTAACCCTAGGAGACCTCCAAGGGCAGGGTTGGTGTATAGTGTCCCAAGAATATAATTGGCAGAACTCCCCTTACAAAAACTCTTGTGCAGAAGTGTATATTCCAAGTAGTTCAGATACTGATAGCGCCCAAAGTATAGCATACCGAGCCCTTACTGGAGCCTGGTTTGCTTGCTCATCAGGAATTACCCCCTGCATTGCAGCCGCATACTTTGGGGTCGGCACCCAAGAGATTTGTATCCTAGTTCATATTCTCCCACAAATATACCTATATAGCGGAGAAGCGGGGAGAGAACATCTACGTCTATTTGAAGGACATTCCAGGGTAAAAAGGGCAGCACCAGTCCTCATTCCACTCCTAGTGGGACTGGGAATTGCGGGATCCACAGCTATTGGAACTGCTGGACTCATTGTGGGGGACCAAAATTTCAAAACTGTAAGCAAGCAAGTGGACCGAGACATAGGCTACTTGGAAACTTCAATTTCTCGGCTAGAACACCAAGTAGACTCTTTAGCCGAGGTTGtattacaaaacagaagagggCTTGATTTACTCTTCATGAAGGAAGGGGGCCTCTGCGTGGCCCTCGGAGAAACGTGCTGTTTTTATGCGAACAATTCCGGAGTAATCTGAGACACTCTCAGTTTGGTCAGGGATAATCTTAGGGCCAGGGAACGTGCCAGGGAAGCCAGCAATAATTGGTATCAGAGTTTATTCTCTTGGTCCCCCTGGCTCACATCACTGCTTACAGCCGTAGCTGCGCCACTGCTATTGTTACTTCTCGGGTTAACTATTGGCCCGTGCATTATCAATTGGTTAGTACAATATGTCAAGAAGCGagttagtgaaataaaaattatgatgatCAGGTCCAATTATATCCCCTTAGTTCCTAATGATGAATCAAGGGATTGATTCACTGAcaagaaaagggggaaatgtaagggttaaattgtagtgtagggctaatgcttagcttgaaaaataacagctttgtgttgacattgaaggttaagagataacagccttgctttactcTTATAAATTATGCCTCATACTCTTGTAAATTAGACTtcaccaattaaggaaacaaaggttcaaagaaaagagcatcagaggcagggtcaaggagatccactggttgcaacttagaggcagaaagtctaaagtaaacacctcattaggcaactgtttctaactcatctggaaactgtttctttgttctgttctcaggtgatgataaaacgatgtgatcggttataaaaactctgtaccccggctgtttgAGGccgcactcttatcaagagtgttggtcccgatcggtcggccttgcctctcattgtaataaactttgttgtgactgtcactggtgcccgtagcattctgtttcaggagtcgtgtggatgcaacaagggttactggagggggtgtgggaggagggatgggctaaatgggtaaggggaattaaagaatctactcctgaaatcatcgttgcactacaTACTAATTtggagtaaattaaaaaataaaattaaacaaaagacagtaaaattaattaattaattaattaattaaaaaatggacagaggacctgaatagacttttccaaggaagacatacacatggtcaacagacacatgaaaagatgttcaacattactaaccatcagggaaatacaagtcaaaaccacaatttGATATATTACCTCACCTATCAGaatggcgaggatgtggagaaaaaagatccttcatatactgttggtgggaatacaaattggtgcaatcactatggaagacagtatggaggtttctcaaaaaattaaaaatagaactatattacgacccagcaactccacttctaaatatttatccaaagaaaatgaaaacactaattcaaaaaggcaTATGTACCCCTaaatttattgcagcattatttacagtagttaAGATATAGGAgccacctaaatgtccattgatatataaatgaatgaggaagatgtagtatatgcatacaatggaatattagtcataaataatgaaatcttgctatttgcaacattgatggacctagagggtattatactaagtgaaataagtcaaatagaGAAATTatgtatgacttcacttatatgtagaatctaaaaaacaagacaaactaACAATCTAACAAACTTACAAACTAGGAGTTTTGgtcatagatgcagagaacatagctatagagaacaaactcaaaCAATGGTTGCCTGAGTGGAGGGGGTAGAAGGGCGCATGAAATAGGCAAAGGGGATTAAGGGGTGCattcttccagttataaaatcaataatgaacagtgatgtaatgtatagcatagagaatatagaGATAAAAGGTATAGAtgtgaaatttagaaaaataaatagtatgaGAGCTAGATCTTTGAGCAGGATTTTGCCAGCTaagtttttaatttggttttggatctcaaagtttttaaaatagagacaAGAATGTGCAGTACTAGGGAAATCTGGAAGATGTTGTTAGCTGACTTTAAAGCAAAAATCTGGAGTTTCTACCAGTCATAGCTTTCAATAAAGTTCTTcagttttgggggaggggagaaaaaaatcaggtaTAAGTCTGGCTAGGCAACAGATCAAGATGAAATGCAGAATGAAGACATTGTGCTCTCCTTCATGCTGG includes the following:
- the LOC125157623 gene encoding endogenous retrovirus group S71 member 1 Env polyprotein-like isoform X1, with the protein product MVTYGCGHRDQEQKLANIPGLYSCPADRKVECEGRGQYHCAKWGCETLAPWLAGQGHDPLITLLRTPDPKCKTQGKCNPTKICLKKVSSSSTFSSSWDTGHTWGLRMYAPGVDKGISFTIQRVKRKTPPNPVGPNKDIILHPPLFPTVPSQPTSQLGAPTKLELPTTGHIQNPFSPETHWLDAVDSMYAWLNSSHTEIVQDCWLCLNPKPPYYVGVATNASIGQDIEKHVVKLLNPSTTLCPWGSRPILTLGDLQGQGWCIVSQEYNWQNSPYKNSCAEVYIPSSSDTDSAQSIAYRALTGAWFACSSGITPCIAAAYFGVGTQEICILVHILPQIYLYSGEAGREHLRLFEGHSRVKRAAPVLIPLLVGLGIAGSTAIGTAGLIVGDQNFKTVSKQVDRDIGYLETSISRLEHQVDSLAEVVLQNRRGLDLLFMKEGGLCVALGETCCFYANNSGVI